A stretch of Argiope bruennichi chromosome 10, qqArgBrue1.1, whole genome shotgun sequence DNA encodes these proteins:
- the LOC129988731 gene encoding proteasome assembly chaperone 1-like yields MATFFGEISPLSSRAVDDEEIDDQPIYNLILDSEEDCPSKIDCKLLVFSVDEISYAFVQCYLVPDNAQRLFVVNYSLNKDEDYDLMYTGSTKQKSNVKIAATVYSIDENVIVCDIASRVPEELYTELYDALFDKLNCEEALILTSLPTASFKSEASQLLEKPFLKSIATSKYLSMRSCNVPRLQAPNFLSNFAAAVLTDFELKQKPAICILNYVDSCLLDFVVVQNFDAIFDENFVLKLTPNSDATSKLTKCVKQKIAAEANLYT; encoded by the coding sequence atgGCTACTTTTTTTGGTGAAATCTCTCCACTTTCATCCCGTGCCGTGGATGATGAGGAAATAGATGATCAACCTATTTATAATCTTATTCTTGATTCCGAAGAGGACTGCCCTTCAAAAATTGATTGTAAGCTACTTGTATTTTCTGTGGATGAGATATCCTATGCATTTGTACAGTGTTATTTAGTTCCAGATAATGCCCAACGTTTATTTGTGGTTAATTACTCCTTGAATAAAGATGAAGATTATGATCTCATGTATACTGGCAGCACGAAACAGAAATCCAATGTGAAAATTGCTGCTACTGTTTATTCCATTGACGAGAACGTTATTGTTTGCGACATCGCATCTCGTGTTCCTGAAGAACTTTATACCGAGTTATATGATGCATTATTTGATAAACTAAACTGCGAAGAAGCCCTTATTTTGACATCACTTCCTACTGCTTCATTTAAGTCTGAAGCGTCTCAACTTCTTGAAAAACCATTTCTTAAATCCATAGCTACATCTAAATACCTGTCCATGCGTAGTTGTAATGTACCACGTTTGCAGGCACCgaattttctctcaaattttgcaGCAGCAGTTCTAACCGActttgaattgaaacaaaaaccAGCTATATGTATCTTAAATTATGTTGATTCCTGTCTGCTTGACTTTGTAGTTGTCCAGAATTTTGAtgctatttttgatgaaaatttcgttttgaaattaaCACCAAATAGTGATGCTACATCGAAACTTACAAAATGTGTGAAGCAGAAAATTGCTGCTGAAGCAAATTTATATACTTAA